The DNA sequence ATTCTGTTAAAGGCGAAAAATATCTTACATCCTAAGACCAGAATATCTGAAAGAAATTGACAAATAATGGAAGCAGAGCTGTCAAACTTGTTATATAAACATCTGTTAAAATGTTAGTGGTGACAGTTTTGCATGTATTTGTACGTCTTCTATTCTAGCCCTGCTCTTTGGCGGGAAAGTGAGGGTAAACCCAGCTCATCCTAAACAGATTGGCAGTATTGATCCGCACTGCAGTGTTACTGAGGTAGTCAGGGGTAAGTGCTGCACAATTTTAAACAACTGAAATAGGCCTAAATTGATAGCAACAATACAGTATTACtttcctatatacagtgggggggaaaagtatttagtcagccaccaattgtgcaagttctcccacttaaaaagatgagaggcctgtaattttcatcataggtacacgtcaactatgacaggcaaattgagattttttttctccagaaaatcacattgtaggatttttaatgaatttatttgcaaattatggtggaaaataagtatttggtcacctacaaacaagcaagatttctggctctcacagacctgtaacttcttctttaagaggctcctctgtcctccactcgttacctgtattaatggcacctgtttgaacttgttatcagtataaaagacacctgtccacaacctcaaacagtcacactccaaactccattatggccaagaccaaagagatgtcaaaggacaccagaaactaaattgtagacctgcaccaggctgggaagactgaatctgcaataggtaagcagcttggtttgaagaaatcaactgtgggagcaattattaggaaatggaagacatacaagaccactgataatctccctcgatctggggctccacgcaagatctcaccccgtggggtcaaaatgatcacaagaacggtgagcaaaaatcccagaaccacacggggggacctagtgaatgacctgcagagagctgggaccaaaataacaaagcctaccatcagtaacacactacgccgccagggactcaaatcctgcagtgcgagacgtgtcctcctgcttaagccagtatatgtccaggcccgtctgaagtttgctagagtgcatttggatgatccagaagaggattgggagaatgtcatatggtcagatgaaaccaaaatagaactttttggtaaaaactaaactcgtcgtgtttggaggacaaagaatgctgagttgcatccaaagaacaccatacctactgtgaagcatgggggtggaaacatcatgctttggggctgtttttctgcaaagggaccaggacgactgatccgtgtaaaagaaagaatgaatggggccatgtatcgtgagattttgagtgaaaacctccttccatcagcaagggcattgaagatgaaacgtggctgggtctttcagcatgacaatgatcccaaacacaccgcccgggcaacgaaggagtggcttcgtaagaagcatttcaaggtcctggagtggcctagccagtctccagatctttggagggagttgaaagtctgtgttgcccagcgacagccccaaaacatcactgctctagaggagatctgcatggaggaatgggccaaaataccagcaacagtgtgtgaaaaccttgtgaagacttacagaaaacgtttgacctgtgtcattgccaacagagtatataacaaagtattgagaaacttttgttattgaccaaatacttattttccaccataatttgcaaataaattcattaaaaatcctacaatgtgattttctggattttcttttctcattatgtctgtcatagttgacgtgtacctatgatgaaaattacaggcctctcatctttttaagtgggagaacttgcacaattggtggctgactaaatactttttttccccactgtaaactgctTTGCCTTTCCCCCAGATGCGTATGAAAATGCAAGAAACCTTTGTGATCGGTATTACATGAACTCTCCCGAGTTGGTACTGGAAGAATTCAATGGTAAATGTTTGGATTTCATTACCGACTTATGCATAATAATAAACTTGGTGGACTTTTGATGATATTAGACTGCGTTTACATGTATTTTCAGAAATGATTGCATCACACTTACAGTTCCTACATTTTCCAATTGTCTCTACAGTGAAAGATGATGGAAAGCCTCTGACTGTAGTGTATGTGCCATCCCATCTCTACCACATGGTATTTGAACTTTTCAAGGTATGCCTTATTTTTTTAAACTTCAAAATGAATTACTTATGAGCTTACTTTTTTAAGTTCTGAGAAGAAAATTGAACCTTAAATGTGGATTTGATCTCTCCAGAATGCCATGAGGGCCACCATGGAGTTATATGGCGATTCTATGGACTATCCTCCTGTACATGCCCAGGTTGCCCTGGGGAGTGAAGACTTGACAGTTAAGGTACAACTACTCTGCAGTGCTGCTTCTCATTTAACCTCTCTTATATGGCTAGAGAGACGTCATATCATCATATCAGTCTTATCAGTGCATCTCTAGTTTATGGTATTTCCTCTTCCAGGTGAGCGATCGTGGAGGAGGGGTCCCTCTGAGGAAGATCGAGAGGTTGTTCACCTACACATACTCCACCGCCCCCCCACCCAGCATGGACGGCCAACGCAGCCCTCTGGTGAGACTATCCACTTTATAACAAGGAGCACATACTATTAATATTAATTACAATATTGTAAGCATTCTCTTATCTGTTCGGTTGTAGGCTGGCTATGGGTACGGCCTGCCTATCTCTCGATTATATGCCAGATACTTCCAAGGTGATTTGAAGCTGTACTCTCTGGAGGGCTATGGCACCGATGCTGTGATATATATCCgggtaagtaaaaaaaaaagtaaacaaAAATGAGACGTTAAGTGTTGATGTTTTTCAGAATAACTTGAGACCCATTTCTCCATTATTCCCTCGACAATTGTGTGCAGGCATTGTCCACGGAGTCCATCGAGAGGCTTCCTGTCTACAACAAGTCAGCCTGGAAGCACTACAAGACCATGCACGAGGCAGACGACTGGTGTGTTCCAAGCAAGGAGCCCAAGGACATGACAACATTCCGTAGTTTTTAGGCCTAGATGCCTCCTGGTTAGACTATTGTCATTTGCTAGATGATTTACTGTACATTCATTGTTTTGGTTGTAGTTGCTGAATGAATTGCTTTGTGTGAGTGATGCTATAGCTGCTCCACTTTGGGAAGCAATAGGTCAAAAACCTTTGCACTTTTACTGGTTGCATGTATACGTAACTAACAAAAATGACAGAGCATAGTTCTAGTGCAATACATTTAATGTGAACAATAGATTTTGGTGTTTTGATCAATAGAGTTCCTTGACAGTCATATATGCAATGGTTTAAAGAAGTGAGTATTTATCATCACTAAATTGTATAAACCCATTCTGGAAGTGTTGCTTTGTCAAAACTGCCATGTTTATACCATGTGTATTATGTGAAAGGATTGCTTGGTTTCTAGCATTTTGCTGAAAGGGAAAAAGAGTGAATGTTGCTTGTTATTTTTACTGAGTGTTCTCCACGGGCTGAAGATGTTTGTTACAAAGTTGTGCAGCTACGAGGTCTTTTTCCATGTCCTTCGCTATCGTTGAAGGAATGTTATTATCTTGACAGTATAGATGGAGTACATATTTTCTCTGTCCTACAGCTATACATGACGGAAGAGAAATACAGATAAAACTTGTTCTCACCATTGAGATACGTTTGAGGTGCAGTGTGGTTTCATTGACTCAACCTTTCAAGAGATATGTGTTATTTCTGTCAAGTGTTGTTGACCTTATTAAAGTGTACGTTAGTGGAACATCCATCTCATGAATGCGGAAACCATTAGACCTCCCAATTAAAGCACAAAATACACCCACAACGGAATCTGATGTGAGAATGTTTATTTTATGCTGCTTTTACAATATGTACCAAGAACAGAAATAGACTAGCTCTTTTGTATTGGAACAAGTGAAGGGAATTCAACTAGTGTGTCCAATACCTTTTAACTCCCCAAAATCTAAACAAAGCATacttgaataaaaaaataaatgcttgGCTATGGACAAGCTCAACATGCACCCAACATTCATGTTGACAAGACAGCCAACCATTCAACTGATTTATTGTCATAGGCACACACACCTCATGTTCTCATGGACCCACACCCTGTCAGCAAGGAGTGCATGCAGTGTAGAATAATATTgcatgtgttggtaccatttCAGCAACACATAAAATTCTCCGGCTCAATTGGACCACAAGAGTAGTACATCTTCCATTCTCAAAACAGGCACAGTTGGGAAGGGGCTATATAAGCAGCATTTCCGTTGTCGTTACTTGATTCCTTTTGCCTTTCATTTAGCAAATATGTTCTCATCCTAGTGGCTATTCTACTTAGTAGAAAAAGTATATATAAAATGATTAACCTTAATAATTTGATTTTAAAACGTTATGCAGTTAATAGGCATATGTAGAAAACTTCATTCATACACTTAAAACCTTGTCACCCTTTTAAGCTTAAAAGATTATATAGTACTTTTATCTCAATAACTGTACAAAGTTCCTGCAACAAAATATCTATCTGTACATGGCTACAGGAAAGTTATGCTAGCAAAAATACACTATAAAACACGTAAAAAGCAGTACTGAATTAATTCCACTTGTTGTATGGGTAAATGTACACAAATCCTGCAACTACATATCTGGAAACTCAAAAGGGATAAATGTACTGCTTCTATAGCTTtataaaggtttaaaaaaaacatgttgagTTTTGTTTTTGGTCATGTCCCCAACACTTGTCATTAAAGTATCACtttcaccccccctccccctcctgtctCCCCAATCTACCACAATGATGTGATACAGATACTTCTGGAGACAGGACTGTCAGCGTATTTGATTGAAAAGCAGAGCCAGctcgtgtgtgtgcttgtgaatAACCCAAAACTATGATAGGAAAAGTATCAATAGCCAACAAgacaaatagggctattttcagATTATTCTTCCAATTGGCACGGTAAACCAACACTGGTGTGCTAACATTATCATTACTGGTCATTATAGACTCACATGATGATTGACTTGAGTTTGTGCTCTCTTAGTAACTGCTGTGAACTGAGGTGGATGGTACTTATGTGGCCTATATGTGAAACAGAACAGATACAGGGGTCGTTGAATGTCCTGCCTCACTCGAGGGAGAATGTGTTAGGTTATgttcagagatagagagagtgggtCACCTCTGGGGCAGTTCAGCAGACAGAGTCAGTGTTGGGAGGCAGTCTCCCGCTGCGTCGTGCCTCCTTTTCCCttttctccttctgtttctccaGCTTCTCCTGGGACTTCCTCATGTCCTTCAGCTTCTTCTTGATGGTGGCCCGGTCACTCTGGCTGGACACACCCAGGGCCTGAAGGGACAAACATCACTGGTCACATTCTAGAACACACCTCTCTGAAATGTATATACACTTCTGACAATATCCTCTCATTTATTGTGTCATTTTTGGCCATAAGGTGGCAGTCTATACCTTATAAACCTGACTTGTGGCAAATGGAAGAGCTTGCATTTAGATAATATGAAAATCATTTCAATTGtacattcttcattctgcctgaAACTCTGTGTGGCCAACATATGAGTTCTGAACTTTGGTCTTGTTGCTTGTGATGCCCTCGTACCTTCAACTTGTCACTGTCCAGGAGCATAAGCTGATGGCCATCCACACCCTTGGCGGTGAACTCAGGCGTGTATTGGTCCATGTTCATGCCCATCAACCAGTGACAGACTTGCTGATTGTTCCACTCGAGGACAGGGCGGTTCTGCCATTGATATTCCTTCCCTGTGGGCACTGGCTCATCATCCAGGGTCTACGGAACACCAAGAAACACATGACATCCCCAAAAAACTAACGAAACAAGTCACCTAGAGCACAGTATAATGGATTAAATAGCAAATGAATGTTTAAGCACAATATCAAAACATGGCACGGTGCAAAGCATTTGGTACATGCATTGCACATCCAGTGACTGAAATCACATAAAAAGGCTGTGTCCACTGGTCCATTCAGAGTTTGTCAGAACGCTGATAAGTGGAACAGGCCAGAACATGCAGAGGGAGCATGTCCGTTTTGTTCTACCTGGCATACGTCTGCTTGTTTGAGTATAGTAAGCAGGGCATTGGTCTAACATTTATCAGAATAAAATAAATCACTTATCAACTGAAACACCAACAAGATAAGCAATACAgtcataaaacacaattatacaCACAATCCAACACCATATGATAAGGAATGTAAGACAAGTTCCACTAAACAGACACAGGAGCGGCACAGATCATTCTATGGCAGGGCTCCCCAACTGGCAGACGGCCCGCGgtgtggttttatttggccccccaagtatttttgtaatattttattttattttcattgttggacataaaaaacagtaaaaacaccaggaaatcagctccaagtgatttttatttgggaaatctgttcccaagtatttccaCGCATAATAGAAAGACACgtgaccatatacagtggggaaaaacagtatttagtcagccaccaattgtgcaagttctcccaattaaaaagatgagagaggcctgtaattttcatcataggtacgcgtcaactatgacagacaaaattatattttttccccctgaaaatcacattgtaggatttttaatgaatttatttgcaaattatgatggaaaagaagtatttggtcaataacaaaagtttctcaatactttgttatataccctttgttggcaatgacacaggtcaaacgttttctgtaagtcttcacaaggttttcacacactgttgctggtattttggcccattcctccatgcagatctcctctagagcagtgatgttttggggctgtcgctgggcaacacggactttcaactccctccaaagattttctatggggttgagatctggagactggctaggccactccaggaccttgaaatgcttcttacgaagccactccttcgttgcccgggcggtgtgtttgggatcattgtcatgctgaaagacccagccacatttcatcttcaatgcccttgctgatggaaggaggttttcactcaaaatctcacgatacatggccccattcattctttcctttacacggatcagtcgtcctggtccctttgcagaaaaacagccccaaagcatgatgtttccaccccatgcttcacagtaggtatggtgttctttggatgcaacacagcattctttgtcctccaaacacgacgagttgagtttttaccaaaaagttatattttggtttcatctgaccatatgacattctcccaatcctcttctggatcatccaaatgcactctagcaaacttcagacgggcctggacatgtactggcttaagcaggaggacacgtctcgcactgcaggatttgagtccctggcggcgtagtgtgttactgatggtaggctttgttactttggtcccagctctctgcaggtcattcactaggtccccccgtgtggttctgggattttttttcttgtgatcattttgaccccacggggtgagatcttgcgtggagccccagatcgagggagattatcagtggtcttgtatgtcttccatttcctaataattgctcccacagttgatttcttcaaaccaagctgcttacctactgcagattcagtcttcccagcctggtgcaggtctacaattttgtttctggtgtcctttgacagctctttggtcttggccatagtggagtttggagtgtgactgtttgaggttgtggacatgtcttttatactgataacaagttcaaacaggtgccattaatacaggtaacgagtggaggacagaggagcctcttaaagaagaagttacaggtctgtgagagccagaaatcttgcttgtttgtaggtgaccaaatacttattttccaccataatttgcaaataaattcattaaaaatcctacaatgtgattttctggatttttttccctcaatttgtctgtcatagttgacgtgtacctatgatgaaaattacaggcctctctcatctttttaagtgggagaacttgcacaattggtggctgactaaatacttttttcccccactgtacaaatgtaaacaaggtttgaaatgattatgctttagtcaaatattatatctgtttgggcttcttgcagccAATTttcagtctacaaatgatttgtaattatgttccgccccaccgaccatccgctcaagaacaaAATAGGCTCGCGGCTgtatctagttgatgatccctgttctATGGTCTATGAGAAAAACAGAAGACAACTGGAGTAACTAAGTAGCCTCTACTGCTAGTTCAGCTGGTAGTAGCACAACAAGGACCCCAAGCTTGTTTTAACACCACACAGACAAACTTCAGCACACACATGCAACTTCATTCTCCGGTGGTCATTCACGATTCCATCACCACAGCCACAAGGGGGGTAAACTCAAAGAGCATGCTTGATACTGTCCCCTTTCAGAGACATCTGAGCAGCACCATCCCACACAGGGTTTTGtggaacaaagagagagagcactCACCTCACTGGACGAGAAGATTAAAGTATGTGAGCGCCCAGACAGAATGGGCTCTGCAACTAAGCCTGAGATGTCTGAACTGGGACTGCCAAGGTTTGAATCATCTATGACTGACaaactctggaacagtggaacaAGGAGGAAACAAGGAGGAACGCATTAACTAGACAAACACATGGGTGGGTAAACGACAGTTCTGGGGACTAAAGCTCTAGGGAGAAAAGGGATCAGCAGTGGTAACAGTGTAAATGTGGAAATTGAGGTTGAGAATTAAATAGGGATTATCATTGACATGATTTGCTCTATGGTGATATCAACACTGGGAATACTGTGTAAATACATTATCATCATAACAGAGGGGTAGAAGAAGATATCAGGTCTTTGATTACACATTCATAAATCCAACTGGATTATCAGTTGAGTTCACGACAAACATAACTCGACAATTACTAGCATGACAAAAGCTACTTCTACTACGACAat is a window from the Coregonus clupeaformis isolate EN_2021a chromosome 23, ASM2061545v1, whole genome shotgun sequence genome containing:
- the pdk1 gene encoding pyruvate dehydrogenase (acetyl-transferring) kinase isozyme 1, mitochondrial; translated protein: MRILRALMSNAASMGKHIDYYSRFSPSPLSMKQFLDFGSGENACEKTSFTFLRQELPVRLANIMKEINLLPDNLLKTPSVRLVQSWYMQSLKDIIEFKEKDADDEKVTYDFTDAVIKIRNRHNDVIPTMAQGVVEYKETYGTDPIVSQNVQYFLDRFYMSRISIRMLLNQHTLLFGGKVRVNPAHPKQIGSIDPHCSVTEVVRDAYENARNLCDRYYMNSPELVLEEFNVKDDGKPLTVVYVPSHLYHMVFELFKNAMRATMELYGDSMDYPPVHAQVALGSEDLTVKVSDRGGGVPLRKIERLFTYTYSTAPPPSMDGQRSPLAGYGYGLPISRLYARYFQGDLKLYSLEGYGTDAVIYIRALSTESIERLPVYNKSAWKHYKTMHEADDWCVPSKEPKDMTTFRSF